The segment ATGTCATCATTCGAACcagttgttgttattgatggTAAAGGCCACTTATTGGGTCGTTTAGCCTCCATCATCTCCAAACAAATCCTTAACGGACAAAAGATCGTTGTTGTTAGATGTGAAGAATTAAACATTTCTGGTGAATTTTTcagaaacaaattgaagtACCATGATTACTTGAGAAAATCTACTAGATACAACAAGACCAAAGGTCCATTCCATTTCAGAGCTCCTTCAAGAATCTTGTACAAAGCTATCAGAGGTATGATTCCTCACAAGACCGCTAGAGGTAAGGCTGCTTTGGAAAGATTGAAGGTTTTCGAAGGTGTTCCACCACCATAtgacaagaagaagagagtTGTTGTTCCACAAGCTTTGAGAGTGTTGAGATTGAAGCCAGGTAGAAAATACACTACTGTCGGTAAATTGTCAACTTCAGTTGGTTGGAAATATGAATCAGTTGTTgagaaattggaagaaaagagaaaattaCAATCAGCTGAATATTATGCTAAGAAGAAGGCTTTaaccaagaaattgaacgCTGCTCAAGCTTCCACTGCTGAATCTGAAGCTGCTAAGAAATTGTCTGCTTTGGGTTACTAAAGTGGGAGAATAGAAAAGTAAGAAGAGAAAGTGTTCTTTTTTTAAGTATGACTGCAGTTGTACCCCATTCGTTGTCAATTGAGAGAGCATGAATTGCTCTTTTTTGATGAGGAAGGGTGCAGCTGTGGTAAAGAAAAGGAtaattatcatcatcatgaTCGCCCGGTATATAACGAAACCAcccttttgttgttgttcctAGTCATTGTTTTATATAGGAGTaatttaaaaagaaatttatcaTAATAGTAAAAAggttattgaagaaatgtAGATGCTGTTGTAGTTCTCTATGTTGATGGATAGTGAAAGAAGCGAAGATATTATCTACATAGTATTGAGTCTTGACAAGTGTTGTGTTGCAATACGTCAGTATTAAGGTTTTATTCAATAATTTGTTCTATACCTAAGACTGAATAGAGTTAGAACTGCTCCACAATGAATCCTTTCGCTTGACAAACGTTAAACACGACCTGAAGTCGTCGTACAAGCAAAATGCGCATTGAAAAAAACTCGCCGAGCACTATGTAGAGTTTTTTATTGTTCCGCAAGTTTTTAAATTTACAAGCATATATTATAACAATATTTTGATGCTTTCAAATAAATTTAGAGCAAAGGTGAACAACTCTGAGTAACATTTGTGTGACATTTGTGGTCCAATTTTTACTCTAATGGTGACAATAACTGGGCTAAAGGTTCAAAGCTACgatatttttgaatggCTACCAAATATCCATCATGAACGTCAATAAAGTGGTAGCGGGTAAGTTTGGCTACCATGCATACCGACAATCAGTTAACCTTTTACATCAGTCTATCATGGTAGATTAAGGTAAAATTACAAGCTTATATTAGCAATTAATACAACTTAAGTATACAATCTGTGTAAAGCTCTTACCAATTCTTGCTTAATTTTAGTTCTCTTCAGAACTTTATCATCAGTTCTAATTGTATTATTCTTGATTGTGGTATTTGATTGAGATGATTTACTTCTTTTTAGTTTCATTTTGATAGTTTCAACATAAGTTACTTGACCActtgatttatcaacaaaattaacAATTCTTGATATAAAAttaccaatttcaacaagggATAATTTTTGATTGCCTATTGACATACTATTTTCTCTAATGTGAAGAAATAATTTGGGATATTGATGGATTTTTAACTCAGATATTAAGTGGTCTGCATTAAGTACTCTTTGAGAACTAACTGTGTTGTTGTGTGTACTATTGTttatgttgttgtttgcGTATTCAAAGATATATGATTTTCCCAAGTGGATTATGGTGAATTGACCAAtaaagatttgttgttgacgaGTAGGGAATAGAActaattgatgataaaacATGTACAAGAATAAATGATTGATCGTGAGTTGGtcaatggtgattttgTTGGTAGCATAACTATTGATTAAGCTTAGTATTGATGTTAGCTTTATAGTGATTTCTTGATGGTTGTAAATGATGGTGATCTCAGTCTGTTGCAAACTGGATGACGCTCTTgagattgatgatgaaccaGCATCATGAATCTCAAGTACTTCTCCTTCTGTTTCTTCTgttccttcttcttcgacttcctcttcttctgtaGTTTGCAATAGACAGTTGCTGTTTCTTGGTCTAGCACATTCAGTCTCTTGTTTAATAATAGCTAATCTAGTTTGTAGATAAGTTGACAAGTATTTggaatcaaattgttgcagTATATCTGAAGATGGATTTAATGTAATACTTGATTCACAAGGCGAAGGTAGCGTTGTATTATGCGAAGATGGTGTATAAATACCAGTAGCCATCTTCACTTATGTTCTTTTTTAGGTAGCTTGTTTATTGCTGTAAGATACTTTAAGTTCATATGTTAACgtatgtatgtatatatatacatcAAAATGTATACATTAAAGggttttgttgaaattagtAGTGTACATAGTAAAAGTAATAATAAATAATAGGAGTAAGGCTAAAAAGACAataacaaatacaaaaacaaaaacaataagatTATACATAACATACATATAACATAATAAAAGTGGGGagacaatacaatacaaacTTTTACATTAAACGATGACCAAAGCTAGAACAAACGTTGTATCTAACTGTATCTTTGGCAAACATGTGATCACGCTCCCCTTTACAATGACTACAAAAGTGTTTAAAGCTTTGTTTCATACTGTAACAGGAAATGTTCCCTATCCGTCTCCGCTCTCCACATTATCCCCCCTCCTTTCCCCCACCAccaaaaactttaaatATTCTCAACACACAAAACcaatataaaaaaatttgtttgtgtaattaaCTTTAATATGCCTTTGGTTGACCAGccaatcaaattcaagtaaAAATGCATTTTTTAGATGTATCTGTACTTTTACGGCACCAGATGTTAACAGATCTCAAAAACCTTTAAACAATACATTCATTTTAACATCTGGTACTTTACACAATAGTATGACAAAACTTCGAGGTGATTTTAGTGAAGAGTTTAAAATAGGAGAAACTTTGTTCGTGGTCGATAATATAACCACCCTACAACGGAGAGTTGATGATCTATGGACTAACATATCGGTTGGGAAATAGTGAGGATTGATCTAAAGTAGTGCTGTTCGGCCCTGTgtcaaattgttgcaagGGATCGCAATTTCACCCCTTGTTGTGCAGATACGCCTCATATATAAAACGTCTTTTGATATATGCAGTATAAACCTATTTGCATGGAGAGGAGGGGAGGAAGTAATGAGGCTTTAAATTACAACTCTTCCTGTTTACGGGAGATACGAGACATTGGGTTACTCTTCGGTACTACAGTGACAACTTTCCAAACACGCGGCTGGGAATTTGTTAATCgtaatttttattcaagTTTTCATTACTCTTTTTATAATTGTTGGGTAACCCCACCCCAACGAGTAAAGTGTTCCTGAAACGGATGCCGAATCTCGATTCTTTCATTAGAGGATTTTCTGCAACTCAAACACCTCTTGGTGAGTTAATTTAGATGCAGTTTTTGATTCTCAGCTCTGTTTGTCTCTCTGTTTTACCACACTGGCCAGGAATCCATCAAGCCTCAATTTCCATAACTACGTCTTTAGTGAAGTGTCAATAATTTTAATTCATTAAAATCTATCTAGTATCAGTAACTATACAACATTATGTCAAAGTATCCATGCATCATCTCCTCTTTTCACTTAATTTAATTCTTCTTTAGTCTTTTTAATAGCTGCGTCGATAGTCTCCTTAATTTGAGCTTCAGTAGGTTCTTTGgccttttcttcttcttcttgctCCTCCTTCTTCTTGGGTTGTGGTAAATCGGCAATATCTTGAGCAATTTGAGGGTCTTGATGTTTTCTAGCACTAATAATACCACTGAAAATTGAATCACTATAAAATAATCCGTATCTTCTAAATTGCTTAATCAAATCAGCCGTTTGTTTTGTATCCAATCCTTCAGCAAATTTAGCAAATGTATGACCTAAACCAGCAAACCATTCATAATTCAAATGTAACTTGAAATCCTTGGGGTTTTCTTTGgcttctttttccaattgtcTCATGGTTTTTTCCATATATTCTTTGGTCAAGGGAGTATTGTAACCTTCACCTTGTTTTAAATGGACACCCAAATGTCTAATGGTGTTGAACAAACCCTTTTGATGAGCAGGTACCATTCCTCCGTGTTCTTTAATCTTGGTTTCTCTATAGAAATCCTTGTATTCGTCAATAGTAGCTTTTCTAGTTCCTGTCCATCCCAATTCGACCAATTCATCTTGACTAACATTCAATTTAACACTTCCTGGTAAACGGAATAATTTCATTGGATTGAATGCACCGGTGTATAAGAATAAAAAGATGACAACAACTTTAACAATATggatggtgaagaagaaacatTGCAACAAGATATCCACTGGATCTTCCAAATCCTTAAGCAATGCACGTTCAACGTTGACAAATCCAGTCGATTTAGCAACATAAGCCATGAATTTAGTAGCCCAATTAGTCAAACAAATACCTGGAGTAGGACTAATAAAGTCAGGTAAATCAGTGTACAACCAGACTGCCAATAATCCAAGAATAAAATACCAAGtaaaataatcaaatttcCAAACTGGTAAAATCAATTGTCCCGGCCATACATGAacattaatcaattcttcattgggaataattgttgaaacttgTTTAGCTGCATCATCCTCAAATAAGAAATTCCCATCTTCAGTCATGTAACCAGGAGCAGTTGATTTCTGGAAACCAATTGGTTGTGAATGATAAAAAACACTAGGTCTTAAAGCAATTGGcaatgttttgaaaatcttgAATAGATCACCAAATGTCGTCTTGGTAttaatttggaaacaataaTCTCTTTCAGAATCCGAATTGAAACGAACATATACATCTAAAAATGCAATCTCTTCTCCATTGGCATCAGTTgcaacatcatcatcggcaatttct is part of the Candida orthopsilosis Co 90-125, chromosome 2 draft sequence genome and harbors:
- a CDS encoding Rpl16a protein (protein similar to S. cerevisiae protein Rpl16Ap) yields the protein MSSFEPVVVIDGKGHLLGRLASIISKQILNGQKIVVVRCEELNISGEFFRNKLKYHDYLRKSTRYNKTKGPFHFRAPSRILYKAIRGMIPHKTARGKAALERLKVFEGVPPPYDKKKRVVVPQALRVLRLKPGRKYTTVGKLSTSVGWKYESVVEKLEEKRKLQSAEYYAKKKALTKKLNAAQASTAESEAAKKLSALGY
- a CDS encoding Gsf2 protein (S. cerevisiae homolog GSF2 has unfolded protein binding, has role in protein folding, protein localization at cell surface and localizes to mitochondrial outer membrane, integral to endoplasmic reticulum membrane); this translates as MSSTNHNPSSGISSGVHVLNNNDLNAAQSKIEEIADDDVATDANGEEIAFLDVYVRFNSDSERDYCFQINTKTTFGDLFKIFKTLPIALRPSVFYHSQPIGFQKSTAPGYMTEDGNFLFEDDAAKQVSTIIPNEELINVHVWPGQLILPVWKFDYFTWYFILGLLAVWLYTDLPDFISPTPGICLTNWATKFMAYVAKSTGFVNVERALLKDLEDPVDILLQCFFFTIHIVKVVVIFLFLYTGAFNPMKLFRLPGSVKLNVSQDELVELGWTGTRKATIDEYKDFYRETKIKEHGGMVPAHQKGLFNTIRHLGVHLKQGEGYNTPLTKEYMEKTMRQLEKEAKENPKDFKLHLNYEWFAGLGHTFAKFAEGLDTKQTADLIKQFRRYGLFYSDSIFSGIISARKHQDPQIAQDIADLPQPKKKEEQEEEEKAKEPTEAQIKETIDAAIKKTKEELN